Genomic segment of Mucilaginibacter sabulilitoris:
AAATCGCCGAGAGGGCATGTTAAAATATGGGATACGGAAAGCTGGGTAGGCAATACGGATGATCGTATCGGGCTTACCGTTGCAACCAATAGATCTACCGGGTATGATCGTTCTATGGGGATTTATGCAGGATACCTTTCAACAGGTGGCAGGGGATCTGAGCATTTTAAACAAAAGGTTATGACGGATGCCGGTCGTATCACTATAAACCGGATCCCTGATGCATGGTCGCCGGCCGTTGGCGTAGGCGCGGTACAACATTTGGTTGGTGAAAGGGATTTTAACCGGCTGCTGTTCAAAAAAGGTCTGCCATGGGTGATGCTGTTTGATGGTTATGATCATAATCCTGACGATGGTACAGCGGTTATATGCGGAGACATTGGCGAGGCCTTCGGTGCCGATCGTTTGCTTTTCAGGAGTGTTAGGGGCCTTAAAGAAATTGAGGATAAAGAACGGATCCGCAAGCAATTAAATGATGAATTGCTTAGCCCGGCACAGAAAGATAGCCTGTCACGTTTGCTAAAAATTGCCCAGCCATTGTCAGGAGGTTCAATGATTATACCTGCTGATAGTCACTTTAGGTTATATGATTTTTACGGAAACATCATTCCCGCTGAAAGTGGAAACATCCGTGTTCCGCTTAATACGCAGGGATATTATTTGCGGTCTGATGGAACTAAGGGTTCGTTCGACAGGCTTATTAAAGCTATGGAGCATGCAAAGATCACGGGATATGAGCCAATTGAAATTATTGCTAAAGATATGACCGCGCGCATTGAACAAAAAGCCATACTAAATCTTCAGCTAACCAATATCCTAAACAGGCCTGTAAACGGGCAATTGTCGGCCTCGCTTTCTGGCTTAGAATTGTCATACAATAAAAACATAAGCATCCGCCCGCATGAAATGATTATTGTGCCATTGCAAATAATTAAAGGCAAAGCCAATGCTACTAATACCTATCCATTAAGTGTCCGTATTGAAACGCCAAAAGATGGTATTGCTGTATTAAATGAAGAGATGCATGTCAATGTAATTTCCCGGATCCCTGTTAAAGTGGATGGCAACCTGGATGAGTGGAAGCCGGCTATACCACAAACCGTAAGCAGTAAGGGGACTGAAAGTACAAGCCTTACCGAAGCTGCCTGGTATCCGTTCAAAAACTTTGATAACAGGGCAGAGGGCTATGCAAACGGTTACTTTGGGTATGATGATAAGAACTTTTACTTTGCCGCTAAAGTTGCCGATAATACGCCGCACCCGGGCACTTACCGTTTTGAAAACAGGCCCGACGATTCATTTTTTTATCCTGACACGGCATATATCATGGATATGGATAAGACCCTTATAGCAAAAGAAGATAGTGTCCCAGCAAAAAGCAATGACAATGGCGATTTGCAAAAGCCCAATGGAACCGGAAGGACCGTGCATTTCCTCTCAAGCAGCGATGTTGCTTATGCATTTGGCATCGACCTGGACCTGCCGGCGCAAAAATACACCCGTGTATCTTTCTACATGCCCAATATCAGGGTGCCTAATGCAACAATTGAGGTTTTTGATGGGCAGACCGGCAATTTCCTTTTGCGCAAAAAAATAGAAAATTTATGGCAGGGTGCTTTTGAATCGCTTGATCTCACAGGTAAGGTAAGAGTTGTTTTTCGCACTTATAACTGGTGGACATCAGTAAAAGTAGCCGGGATTTTCTTCGATAATTCAACAAACGCCGAAGTTCATGATAAAGCCGTTTTTGTAAAGGAAGACCTGGATACCAGGGGAAACTGGAAAGGCTTTTATGGGAAGAATGGATATAATATTATAGGAGTCGAAGCAATGATACCCGGAGGTATAAAACTTAGCATACCTGAAGTGAAGGTTAAGCTCCCGCTTCCCTGGCCGGATGGAGTACGTCATTATACTTATCGTAAAAACCCGGTAACTCCGGATAATTCGGGACTCGGTTATTCATATGATAACGTGATACTTGCTTTCAACGTACTGCCCGCAGGAGCTGATGGCATGCTTGCAAATCCTCCGGGAACAATGCCGAGATATACCGGTTACAAGGATACCGATTATGAATATGCCATGAACAGCGTAGCGCCCGAATATGGCGGTGGCACAGAAATGTGGCGCTTGCTAACCCCGCAACTCAACCGAAAACACTTCTTTCCCCGTCAGCCAAAATCAGCGGGAGAGGGGCCTGTAAGAAATAGCCAATTGGTAATTAAAAGGACAGGGAACACACTTGTTACAGAATGTGCCATTCCCTGGTCGGAAATACCGGATGTTTATAAAGCGCTGCAAAGCGGGAAGAAAATTAAGTTATCCTTCCGGGTTAATGATAATGCCTCACCTGCCGCTACAATGGAATTGGCTAAGGACAGAAGTGTATCTAAAGTAAATGCCAGGGCCTTTCACCCTGATTGGAAAACGCATTGGGCAAACGAAGTAGAGTTTGGTTTTGAAAAGTAAGTATTCAGGGATAAAAAATGCGTAATATCGTTTGAACTACGGGAACTGTCCGCTGAAGATTTCAGCGGACAGTTTTATAAAAATGCATCTATGAAATTTAAGAGATTAATTTTACTTCTTGTTTTGATAACGCCGGCTTACTGTTCTGCTCAAACAACCGGAGTTAAATGGGCAGAGTTTCACGCGCCGCTTCAACAGGGTTTGAATGGGCTATCTAGCGAAAACGGTAATTACCCATATTTGAATTTCGTTACGAATACCAATAATATGATTGTTCGCCTGGTTTATGGGCAAGTTAAAAATACTAAAAGCAAATTGGCGGAAAGCAAATGCAAACTATATGCTTTGGACGATGATGGAAAATGGACTGAATTTGAAGGAACCCGATCAGGAGAGGATTCGGTTTCGTTATTATTTCGGGATATTTCAATTGATAATCCTCAACCCCGTAAAAGCATCGAATACAGGCTGTTTTTGCCGATAGGTCAGGCTCTGTCCGACATTAAGATAGGCACAGACGCACGAAGCCAATTTGAACTACTGCCCCTTCAGCCCGAAAAACAAATTTTTATTTATAAGCAGATAGAGGAAGACAAAGGCATTGAAGCAGGAAATAGCTGGCCGGCCCGGCTGGAAAGAGAGTTGGATCGTCCCATTATTGTTTTTGATGATAAAGCAGATCGGAAAGTATTTTTAGGACAGGCCGCAAAGGCCCCAACAAAAGCGGTTTTTCTGGAGATTTGCGCCTACAGAGGCGCTGGTAAGATAAATGAAATGCTTAAAGATGCCAGGCAAATAGAACAAGCCGGCATTCCTGTATTTATCACTCCTTGTGAACATGAATCATTAAACAAATCAAAGGCAATATTGAACGAAATTGCCAGGCAGATAGCAGGGGGCAAAGGCATCTATATATTAAGCCGCCCCGCGACAGATGACTGGGCTGCCTTCAATGCGCAGGTACGCCTCGTACTTCAGGAATCCGGAGGCGATATTTCGACGATGAGGCCTTTAACCCAGCATCGTGACAGAAATTACGATTGGCGACGAAGGCATGCAGATGAACTTACCTTAAATAAAACAAAGGCACCACACAATATCATATTTGCTAATTCCATCATTCATTACTGGGGTGGGCTGCCGCAATCAACCATCGTAAGGGGAAAGGATTCATGGGATACTTATTTGCAGCCGTTAGCTGTGCAAAATATGGGTTTTGGCTGGGACAGGATTGAGAATGTACTTTGGAGGATTTATCATGATGAATTGGATGGCTTTAAGGCCGATCATATTTTATTGATGATAGGCACTAATAATCTGCAATCAAATACCGACGACGAAATTATTAGGGGCCTTAGGCAGCTTATTACTGCTGCTAAAACAAGGCAGTCTCAAAGCAGGATAATTATTTCGGGAATCCTGTCACGCCGTAATATGGAGACGAGGGTTGCTGCCCTTAACGTCGACATTGAAAAGCTTGCTGCAGAAGTGAATATTAAATACATTAATCCCGGAGCAGTGTTCCTCAATGATGCGGGGAAAATTAAAGAGGAATTGTTTGGTGATGGGCTTCATCCTAATGCCGCCGGTTATCGCCTGCTTGCCCCAATTATTGCAGAAGCTTTCAGTGAACATTGACCTTAGTGTGAGGCTTAAAGCTGATAAGTTTATTTAGATGTTATTCAATTTATCGTTCCACTATATAATACCATTAACAGGACCAAAAGATGACCTGTTAATGGTTAAACTCATCCACGTATATTAAATGATGCTGCTGATCATATACCCTGATAAAATCAAGTTGTCCTGATCCTTTAAACCGGCAAAAAAGCCCCCGGATGTTGCCTATAGGGGTGTTGTAAACCGTTTTGTATTTAAAAACATTGTTTATATAAACCATGCTGGTTTTATTTCGGGTTTCGATGCGTACAACAGTCCATTTTGACAGATCAATTCCCAACGAAGATAAATTGTGGAAGTTTCCCGTTAACTGAGTATCTCCAAACTCGGTATCAGCAAACTGGGTACAGCCGGGTTTAACAAATTTAAAACGTCCGCGCCCGCTTTCGCCTGTAAACTCCAGGCTGGTGTCAAAGCAATCAAACCCACCCATATCCTGGCTGTTGCGTAAACGAAATTCAACTGTCATTTGATCGCCGTCAACATGGAAATTTTTGATGTTACGGTAATCAACCCAGTATTCCTCTTTAGTATTAATATTAAGTCTGCTTATTACTGCAGGTGCAAAATACAAAGATGTTTTATCATTGAATTTGTTTGAATCGATTACTACCCTTGCATTCTGGTCGTTATTGCCTACATAGCAAACCCATCCGTTTGTTTGTACATAAACCGTATTTTTTGCCAATACACGACCATCAACAATCAGCCTCATTTTGTAAAAATTAGGTGTTTTGTATTGGTAGGTAAGTTCGCCTTTGGGGCCGAGCAACAGTTTATATTCACCTCCGCTCCCAAAATCTATAAACGCATTTTTATAATTCAAACCGGATAGGTCATAGCTAATAGCGGCAGTTAGCGGGGCATGCCCAGAAGTGTTTTTTACGTTGAAGGTAATATCGGGTTGATTAAAAAAGAATGTTAATCCCACTATGAGGACGATTAACAGAAGTCCGCCGGCAATCCAAACGCTGCGCTTGCTTTGTTGACCTGCAACCGGACTATCCGGTTTAACTACACTGGCCGGAATTTCAACAGGTTTAGAGTCCTTGTCAAAATTTTCTTTTAAAAAAAGCGCCCAGTCCTTATAACCAAGGTATTGAGCCATAGCATTCTTGGTGGCAATTTGCGGCTCGTAATTATCGTTTACTTTGAAAATACGTTTCAGTGTGCGTACACTGATCGAAATTTTGGTTGCCTCAAAAATTCGGTCATGAAGCATGGAATAATTATAATCAATCCAGTCCCTGCTTGGGCCCGACTGCATTTTATCCTCAATTAACTGAGTACATTTTAGCAAATAATCAGGATTTTTCATTTTAGGTAAACGATCGTGCAAAAAGCATGAGCGGTGGAGTAATTGAGTTTTTAGGTGGCTTTCAAATATGCTAAAATGCAATCTTAATTTATTACAGTTGATGTTATTTTTTTAAGATTTTTTGTGTTGGCGCTTTGTTTTACTAATTGGAAACATCAATCCGGTTAACAATAATACAGGTAAAATAATAAAAAATTACCGCCTGTGCATTATGCTTGACTCTGCCCGAGAATGCATTTAACCTGAAATATACTAATTGATAGTTTCGCTCTCATTGTCTCCCGGTTCGGTGATGGAGGCATTACCAATTGGAACACTTTAGTTAATTATGAAAAACTATTTTCTGATGTTATTTTTCCTTTTTACCGGTACTCACCTGCTCGGGTGGCCTGCCGAATCCGCACAAAGCCGGCAACTCTCAACGTCAAACAATCAAATTAAATAATGATGTTGATGAAGAAAATCATTGCCTTGCTTTTCGTTAGTATTGCTTTTCCCTGCATCGCATTAGCCAAAGACTATCTTGTCACAGATTATGGCGCGATAGGAAACGGCAGTCAATTATCCACAAAGTATATTCAACAAGCTATTAATGTATGCAACGCTAATGGCGGCGGGCGTGTAGTGGTTCCACCGGGAGATTTTTTGACAGGGACGATATATTTAAAGAGTCATGTTGAACTTTATTTGGACAGGGGGGCTAAAATTTCGGGGAGCCGGGATCATGCTGATTACCCCGAATTTGCCGGTGAGCGGGGGCTGATATTCGCTTTAAAAGCAACCGATGTAGGAATTACTGGCAACGGTGAGATCAATGGCAATGGGGACGCCTTTTTTAAAGGGGACAATACGCCAGACAGGCCATTTCTGGTCATGATCAAAAAATGCAGTAAAGTACTGGTTTCCGGCATTAGCCTTAAAAATCCGGCTTTCTGGACATTTCGCCTGCTTTATAACGATCAGGTTAATGTTGAAGGTATCAATATATACGCCCACGTTAATTTTAATAACGACGGATTGGATATCGACAGCAAAAATGTAACGATTAGCAACTGTATCATCGATACTGACGACGATGCCCTGTGTTTTAAAAGCGACAGCAGTTTCATTTGTCAAAATGTGACTGTATCTAATTGTGTGCTTGCCTCCAATTGCAATTTTATTAAAATGGGCACTGCTTCTGTAGGAGGCTTCAAAAATATCAATGTAAGCAATTGCGTTTTGCGGAGGGCTTCCGAATCGCGTTTCCGCTTTTGGGAACGCAGTGTGCCCGGAGTAACGGAACCGGTAACCGGGCTCGCAGGAATTGCACTGGAGATAGTTGATGGCGGGGTGATGGATGGCATTAACATTAACAATATTGTGATGGATGGCGTGCAAACGCCGTTATTTATCAGACTGGGTAGCAGAAGTAATGCGACGGGTGCAGCCAGGAATGTAATGATCAGCAATATAACCGCCAAAAGCGTGAGCAGGATTGCGAGTAGTATTACAGCAATTCCGGGTTTCCGGATAGAGAATATCGTGTTGCGTGATATCAACATTCAAAACCCGGGAGGGGGGAGTAGGAGTGAATACGCAACCAAGGTCCCGGAGCAGGAACATGCTTATCCCGAAAATCGAATGTTCGGCACCAGTTTGCCTGCTTATGGGATATATCTCAGACATGTCGGTAATATCAGCTTTTATAACGTTCAGTTTAGGCTCGATGCCGGCGAGGCCCGGCCGGCTGTGTACATTGAGGATGGGCATGGAATCCGGATTTCTGATCTAAAAGCAACCGCTTCCATACAGCATGCTCCATTGATAGAACTAAATAATGTTTCCGGATTCAGTTTTGAAGGCTGTACACCGGATAAAACAATTCCCCTTCTTTTCCGGATCCGTGGTGCACAATCAAATCATATTAGTATAACCGGGAAGTACGATGACAATATCCATCGCCTTTATGAATTAAAAGATTCGGCGCCGAAAAAAGCACTTATTATCAGATAATATTTATTGATACCTGAATTAGCAAATGAAAATTACCATATCTAAACCTAAAAGCAAAAAAGGCTTTAAAGCTGCTCATGCTTTGAAATTACTATTATTCATGTTTTGTATTGTGGGTATACAAGCCAAAGCCCAGGAATACCAGGCGGGTGCTTTCAAATTCACTATTCCAAAACAGGAAGGTGTGAACGTGGATATAAGTCATGAGCGCTCTGAAGCCGGGGTTTTACTTTTAACTTGTCGCTTTACTACTACCGGAGCATTTAAAAATGAAATTAACATCAAATGGAGCTGCCCGCTCCGGGATGTTACCGGCTTCTGGACCACCAATGGCAATGAAGCTCGATTTATGCACGCAGGCTTTAAAGTGCAAGCTAACCTTGCCAGCCAGGCGCCGGTTTTAGCCATGTATAACGATGCCGGGCAAAACCGGTTAACGATAGCTTTATCTGATGCATTTCATAAAACTACCTTGTCTGCAGGTGTGAATGAAGATAATTCAGTACTTAATTGCAGTGCAGGCATTGAGCTCACTGGCGAAGAGCGGAACAGCAGGTCGTACCAGGTTATCCTGATGCTGAACGACCGGGATGAAAGATATGAGGAAGCATTAAACCAGGTAGGCGCGTGGTGGGCGGCCATGCCCGAGTATCGTCCTGCTTTAATTCCGCTGGCAGCGAAGCAGCCGTTGTATTCAACCTGGTATAGCTATCACCAGAATTTTAATGAGGCTTTATTGCTTAAAGAATGCGCGGAAGCGCATAAGCTGGGCTATACCGGAATTATTGTCGATGACGGCTGGCAAACAGTTAACCATTCGGGAGGCTATGGTTTTACCGGCGACTGGAAGCCGGAGCGACTTGTACATATGGCTGATTTCGTGAAAAAGGTACATGCAACCGGGATGAAGTGCCTGCTTTGGTATTCGGTGCCATTTATGGGCTATCATGCCGAAGCTTACAAACGCTTTGAAAACAAAGTATTATACAAAAGCGACCGTCGATCCGCCGTGATACTTGATCCGAGATATCCTGAGGTACGGAAGTTCATTGTTGATCGATATGTGCAGGCCCTGAAGTCATGGAAGCTTGATGGGTTTAAACTTGATTTTATCGATAGTTTTACTAATCAACCCGGTGATCCGCCTGTTGCTGATAAAGAGGCAGATTATCAATCGGTTTATGCGGGTGTCGATGCGTTGATGTCGGATATAAAGAATGCACTTACCACCATCAAACCGGATGTCCTGATCGAGTTTAGACAATCTTACACAGGCCCGGCGATGCGTAAATATGGCAACATGTTCAGGGCCGGCGACTGTGCAGCTGCAGCGCTTACAAACCGGATCAGGATAACAGACATCAGGTTGCTGGCCGGGGGAACAGCTGTTCATTCTGATATGCTCACATGGAATTACTATGATACGCCGGAGATTGCGGCCCTTCAGTTCCTGAATGTGATCTTCTCCGTTCCTCAACTTTCCGTACGATTAACCGAGATCTCTGCATCGCACCTCAATATGATTCAGTTTTATACCCGTTACTGGCTCAAAAATAAAGACGTGTTAATAAACGGGAAATTCAGGGCTTATGGGCCGGAAATGAATTACCCGATGCTCAGTAGCGGAAAAGGAGGTAAGCTGATAGCTGCAGTTTATAGCGACCAAAGTCAACCGCTTCTTTTAAATAAACCTTTTGTGGATATCATTAACGGGAAAACCACCGACGGAGTATTGATAAAGTTAATGGCAGCTCGAAGCTATAGAGCTGAGATATTTAACTGTGAAGGGAAAAAAATACGGGTTAGCAGATTAAAAGCTGGTACAGCTATACAGAAGTTGCCTATTCCGCCTTCGGGGATAGCTTGCTTACGATAATTTCCTTATAGCGCTTTCCTCACTTTTAGGTACTCTTTGACCATTTCTGTTAGGTCATTAAAAATTTTTAAGACATGTGGTTGGTTGATGTTGGCTGGAGAGTTGATCTCAATGGAAACGCATACTCTTAATTCTTCCGAACTGTTTTCCCATATGAAATCATCAGGTTGAATTAACGCGGTAACTCCATCCATCGATTCCAATTTTTTATAATAGCAGTTAAGAATATCTGATTCCAGGGATGTTAACATGGTATTCATGGGGTGCCGAGTATAACAAATGTAAAGTACAAATTTAAGCGGGGTGATGCGCAGTCTATTTGCGTAGCATAAAAAAACTGAATGTAAAATATTCCGGAAGTCAAGCCCCGACAGAGCTCAAACTCCAAAATGAATGGTTCGAAAAACACCCACTAAGGATCGTTAAAAGTGCTCTAAGTCGTTCAAAACGTACATTTGATCTAATAGTTGATTCGAATTTCGTTCAGTTAGGGACTCGAGTAGCCGTCCAGACCGTTCGCGCCACTGGTATCATCTCCGGCGGCGAAGTACAGTACAATCTGTTCTCCAATTACGAGCACAGCAGAGAACCGACACGGCCACGGCACCATCCGCTTAGCCGCAGACAGCTTTGAACCTAAATGGGTTATGAAACAGGAGTCTCTAAGTAAGCCGACACCACGAACTGGTGGGATATCGTTATCAACTGATGCTCTTAATGAACCGATTCCGGCGCAT
This window contains:
- a CDS encoding DOMON domain-containing protein, which produces MNTINSILLKCLFLLLLGSPLIVTAQMTSPEQWVNYNQIFNLKTGLRQYDYDVALIQSSTNTNILWPGEQPGYTIQVVNNLNAPLEVKGKLEIIRYGTKGRPNDVWLPEMVKFATVSSSAIPVSIKPKGFANIEVKPLIPATFGGYALILDLGQYGRHLICSVVRTFAANPKRLQYPKQSLDDMDPDFLQRLGVQAIRMGIDYFPTTDADYQTKLSALYEKLKKYSDRNITVLLMFGAGTAKLPLDMPRSLLNDEGVMRKTKQDWVWAPSADTDFAKFVHRFCIDQGWPKGPVTAVSLWNEPWEGSSISGWQSDIPRYREIYKSMADAVLDARKKGADVLVGGGDSNSNAWDKLFADGKMTFLPIFDFCSIHYQGMEAPSIYPEWINRKSPRGHVKIWDTESWVGNTDDRIGLTVATNRSTGYDRSMGIYAGYLSTGGRGSEHFKQKVMTDAGRITINRIPDAWSPAVGVGAVQHLVGERDFNRLLFKKGLPWVMLFDGYDHNPDDGTAVICGDIGEAFGADRLLFRSVRGLKEIEDKERIRKQLNDELLSPAQKDSLSRLLKIAQPLSGGSMIIPADSHFRLYDFYGNIIPAESGNIRVPLNTQGYYLRSDGTKGSFDRLIKAMEHAKITGYEPIEIIAKDMTARIEQKAILNLQLTNILNRPVNGQLSASLSGLELSYNKNISIRPHEMIIVPLQIIKGKANATNTYPLSVRIETPKDGIAVLNEEMHVNVISRIPVKVDGNLDEWKPAIPQTVSSKGTESTSLTEAAWYPFKNFDNRAEGYANGYFGYDDKNFYFAAKVADNTPHPGTYRFENRPDDSFFYPDTAYIMDMDKTLIAKEDSVPAKSNDNGDLQKPNGTGRTVHFLSSSDVAYAFGIDLDLPAQKYTRVSFYMPNIRVPNATIEVFDGQTGNFLLRKKIENLWQGAFESLDLTGKVRVVFRTYNWWTSVKVAGIFFDNSTNAEVHDKAVFVKEDLDTRGNWKGFYGKNGYNIIGVEAMIPGGIKLSIPEVKVKLPLPWPDGVRHYTYRKNPVTPDNSGLGYSYDNVILAFNVLPAGADGMLANPPGTMPRYTGYKDTDYEYAMNSVAPEYGGGTEMWRLLTPQLNRKHFFPRQPKSAGEGPVRNSQLVIKRTGNTLVTECAIPWSEIPDVYKALQSGKKIKLSFRVNDNASPAATMELAKDRSVSKVNARAFHPDWKTHWANEVEFGFEK
- a CDS encoding GDSL-type esterase/lipase family protein; protein product: MKFKRLILLLVLITPAYCSAQTTGVKWAEFHAPLQQGLNGLSSENGNYPYLNFVTNTNNMIVRLVYGQVKNTKSKLAESKCKLYALDDDGKWTEFEGTRSGEDSVSLLFRDISIDNPQPRKSIEYRLFLPIGQALSDIKIGTDARSQFELLPLQPEKQIFIYKQIEEDKGIEAGNSWPARLERELDRPIIVFDDKADRKVFLGQAAKAPTKAVFLEICAYRGAGKINEMLKDARQIEQAGIPVFITPCEHESLNKSKAILNEIARQIAGGKGIYILSRPATDDWAAFNAQVRLVLQESGGDISTMRPLTQHRDRNYDWRRRHADELTLNKTKAPHNIIFANSIIHYWGGLPQSTIVRGKDSWDTYLQPLAVQNMGFGWDRIENVLWRIYHDELDGFKADHILLMIGTNNLQSNTDDEIIRGLRQLITAAKTRQSQSRIIISGILSRRNMETRVAALNVDIEKLAAEVNIKYINPGAVFLNDAGKIKEELFGDGLHPNAAGYRLLAPIIAEAFSEH
- a CDS encoding glycoside hydrolase family 28 protein; this encodes MKKIIALLFVSIAFPCIALAKDYLVTDYGAIGNGSQLSTKYIQQAINVCNANGGGRVVVPPGDFLTGTIYLKSHVELYLDRGAKISGSRDHADYPEFAGERGLIFALKATDVGITGNGEINGNGDAFFKGDNTPDRPFLVMIKKCSKVLVSGISLKNPAFWTFRLLYNDQVNVEGINIYAHVNFNNDGLDIDSKNVTISNCIIDTDDDALCFKSDSSFICQNVTVSNCVLASNCNFIKMGTASVGGFKNINVSNCVLRRASESRFRFWERSVPGVTEPVTGLAGIALEIVDGGVMDGININNIVMDGVQTPLFIRLGSRSNATGAARNVMISNITAKSVSRIASSITAIPGFRIENIVLRDINIQNPGGGSRSEYATKVPEQEHAYPENRMFGTSLPAYGIYLRHVGNISFYNVQFRLDAGEARPAVYIEDGHGIRISDLKATASIQHAPLIELNNVSGFSFEGCTPDKTIPLLFRIRGAQSNHISITGKYDDNIHRLYELKDSAPKKALIIR
- a CDS encoding glycoside hydrolase family 36 protein; its protein translation is MKITISKPKSKKGFKAAHALKLLLFMFCIVGIQAKAQEYQAGAFKFTIPKQEGVNVDISHERSEAGVLLLTCRFTTTGAFKNEINIKWSCPLRDVTGFWTTNGNEARFMHAGFKVQANLASQAPVLAMYNDAGQNRLTIALSDAFHKTTLSAGVNEDNSVLNCSAGIELTGEERNSRSYQVILMLNDRDERYEEALNQVGAWWAAMPEYRPALIPLAAKQPLYSTWYSYHQNFNEALLLKECAEAHKLGYTGIIVDDGWQTVNHSGGYGFTGDWKPERLVHMADFVKKVHATGMKCLLWYSVPFMGYHAEAYKRFENKVLYKSDRRSAVILDPRYPEVRKFIVDRYVQALKSWKLDGFKLDFIDSFTNQPGDPPVADKEADYQSVYAGVDALMSDIKNALTTIKPDVLIEFRQSYTGPAMRKYGNMFRAGDCAAAALTNRIRITDIRLLAGGTAVHSDMLTWNYYDTPEIAALQFLNVIFSVPQLSVRLTEISASHLNMIQFYTRYWLKNKDVLINGKFRAYGPEMNYPMLSSGKGGKLIAAVYSDQSQPLLLNKPFVDIINGKTTDGVLIKLMAARSYRAEIFNCEGKKIRVSRLKAGTAIQKLPIPPSGIACLR
- a CDS encoding DUF4113 domain-containing protein, producing the protein MTSTAENRHGHGTIRLAADSFEPKWVMKQESLSKPTPRTGGISLSTDALNEPIPAHFHIFCTCPAIYPGIPARENK